Below is a genomic region from Rhodohalobacter sp. 614A.
TGGTTGGAAACCCGTCTTAACTGGCACAAGAAAATGGGCATTCGCGAAAATCATCTACGCGTTTCTCCACATCCAAAAGATAAACTTGCCCACTACGCGCGTGCTGCGGCTGACATTCAATACAAATATCCAATCGGATGGCAGGAAGTGGAGGGAATCCATAACCGAACGGATTTTGATTTGTCGCGCCACCAGGAATATTCCGGCAAAAAAATGGAATATTACGATCAGCAGAAACAGGAACGCTACATTCCTTATGTGATTGAAACCTCCGTTGGACTGGACCGAACAACGCTCATGATTCTCTGTGATGCGTATCGTGAGGAAGAAGTGGACGGGGATTCACGAACGGTTCTGAAAATCAACCCAAAACTGGCGCCGACCAAAGTCGGAATTTTTCCTCTTATCAAAAAAGCGCCTCTTCAGGAACTTGCTAAAAAGCTAGAAATCGATCTGCGCGAAGAGTTTACAGTTCTGTATGATGAATCCGGGTCTATCGGGAAACGATATCGAAGACAAGACGAAGCCGGAACTCCATTTTGCGTAACTGTGGATTTTGACGGCGTTGAATCCGAAGGCGAAGACACTGTTACCATTCGCTATCGGGATGATATGACCCAGGACCGAATTCCTGCGGCGAGAGTTGCTGAAGTTATTCGTGACAAAATGAAGGATTGGTCGCCGGAAGATTAGAACCTAACCGGATGAGTCACCATCGTCATAACAAGTTACCCGGGTCGTGACTCATCCGATAAAACAGGTTTACAGCGCCACCTGCATTTGAACCGTTAGCATATTGCCGAGATCAGCATTTAGTTTGTCATCCCGAAATTCATAATTGAGTGACAATCGGGTATTACCTACAAAATAATAGTTCGCGCCAATCAAGACTCCGGTATACTCATTTTCATCCATTGAAGTCTCCGGATCGAATGATTCAAATCGGGCGATAGCCTGTATTTTTTCTGTGAATTTGTAAGCTCCAAGCAGATACCAGCCATTCATTTCGCGCGAGCCGCTATCCGCAAGGTCATCTTCCCGAACAATATATTCAGCTCGGAAATAAACCGGATCACCCGTATAACTTATATCCGCGCCTAAACGCGTCCTTGATTCATGATGATCTGAATTCATGTCTGGTTGATACTGTCCAAAATGAGCCGATACTCCAAATTCAAGATGTTCAACAGGAGTGATTCCAATCCGGCCAAGCACATCTTTGGGATCAAATTCTTCGGTTTGATTGGCTCCCTTTCCATTCACCAATGCAATTTTGTAATTCAGAAATGAATTTTTCCCGCCAACCTGTACTCCAATATCCCGAAACATAGCGTACGGATTTAATCGCAGAATAGCTGTTGTTCGTTCAATGGCCGGGTTGAAGATAATCACCTCGGGACTTTCAATACCGAATGGCGCCAAAAATTGCCCCGTTCGAAGCTGGAATAAAGGATGAATATCAAAATCAATAAAGGCATTAACCAATCGCGGAGTTCTGTCTGGTGGCTCAACATATCCTCCAATAACATTCACGCGAATGTTATCCGTTACGGAACCGGTGACTCCCAACCTTGCACGATGAATAGAAAAACGTTCGGCAGCACCGGGAGTTTCATCCATAATGAATTGCTGCTGAAGGAATCCCCCAAATTTTAATGAGGAGAATGTTATGGTTTGAGCAGTTGCAATTTGAGAATAACTTGTCACGAACAAGACCATCATTAATACAAATAAAGCAACAAAATATTGAGTTTTTTTAGCTTCCATTGGTGAGATTATTTACAGTTTTATGGTAAAATCGAGCCCTGAATACCCCCTTAAAACATTGCCAATCAAAAACTTACGAACCTTTTCATCTTTCTAAAAAATCAGAAGTCATTTTTGATCAAAACAGGACAGAGAGAAAAACCGAAATTAAAAAATCAGAAGCAAGAAATTTTTTTGACGTCACCCACTTGTTATTTTGAACATTTGATTTTATACTCTTTGAGCGAAAAAAATTGACGATCCATTTCTGAGCTTTTCGGGATCAGCAAAACCACTCTACCATTAACTTTAGAAACCGCACTGAAAAATGGCACAACATAGAATGACCAGCGATTCTACGGCTCCGTCATTGCTGATATCGCAACCCTGGTACGTTAACATGATGGAAAGGCTGAACACAGTTTGGCACGAACGTTCTCTCCAAATATTTATGGCGATTGTACTTGCACATTGGGCCGAACATCTTGTTCAGGCATACCAGATTTATGTTATGGGATGGCCCATACCCGAATCACTTGGAGTTGTGGGTTATTATTTCCCCTGGATGTTTAAATCCGAAATTCTCCACTATGGTTACGCACTTGTTATGCTGATTGGCATCTGGATTTTGCGTACAGGCTTTACCGGAAGTTCATACACCTGGTGGATGATTTCTTTCTGGATCCAATTCTGGCATCATATCGAACATCTTCTTCTTCAGGTTCAGGCGGTGATTGGATATAACCTTGGCGGCTCACCCGTACCTATGAGTCTTGTTCAATTTATTATACCGAGGGTTGAGCTGCATCTGATTTATAATACCCTCGTGTTTATTCCCATGATAATCGGGATGTATCTGCATATGTTTCCGCCAGCGGGTGAAGAATCAGACATCAAATGTACCTGTGTAGTCCATCGAAAATCATCCAAATAAGCCAAACAAAACATTTCCTTTCATATGATTCGACTCAATAGGATTCTAATGAGAGTTTGTTTTCCGGGTATGGTTATGTGGATGATTTTGTCACTGCAACTAATACTTATGGGATGTCAATCTTCTGATGAAACCCATTCCGATATTTCTCTGGAGTGGGAAATTCAGCCTGAGCAGCCAACAGTTGGAACGGCTACTATCAGCATCACTTTATGGGATAGCACAGACCAACGAATCAGCGGAGCCGATGTTTCACTTGAAGGAAATATGTCTCACCCCGGAATGCAGCCGGTTTTTGTAACTGCCGAAGAAACGGACGCCGGTTCATATTCCGCAGATATTGAGTTCACAATGGGAGGCGACTGGTTTTTTCTGATCAAGTCGACTCTCCCCGATAGCCGGATTGTGGAGCGGCAAATCAATATAAACGGAGTTCGGTCACAATAATTCGCGATGTGAAAGCAATATCATGAGTGTAAATAAAAAATCAGCGGTACCAGGCGATACTATCGACCTACTGGATTTGCCCGTTATTGGCACCTTTTTCCGCTGGCATCACTCAAGAATATTCCTGCAGAGCATTCTGCTGATTATCGCCGCTATCATGGTTCTGCATGGACTTTTCGGTCCACAGCTTGCGCCAAGAAATCTCTCTTCGCTACTTACCTGGGTTCATTACCGGGGAATCCTTGTGATTTTATTGCTTGTTGGGGGAAACTTTTTTTGCATGGCTTGCCCTTTTATGCTGCCGCGTGAACTGGCCCGGAAATTTTCAAAGCCGGTAAGAAACTGGCCTACCTGGCTGCGTAACAAATGGCTGTCTATTGGCCTGCTTGTTCTCGTTCTTTTTTCTTATGAATATTTTGATCTCTGGGGATCTCCCTGGTGGACGGCCTGGCTGATCATTGCCTACTTCTCAGCGGCTCTTCTTGTTGATGTTTTTTTTAAAAAGGCTTCTTTTTGCAAATATGTCTGCCCGATCGGCCAGTTTAATTTTATCTCATCAACCGTCTCACCTTTTGAAGTAAAAGTTCGCGACCACGAAATTTGTGCCAGTTGTGAAACTTACGACTGTATCAAAGGAACCCGAGATGCTGAAAACCAATGGAATGTAGTGCAGCGCGGATGCGAACTCGCTCTTTTTCAACCCAGAAAAGTCGGAAATATGGATTGCACATTTTGCCTCGATTGCATCCATGCATGTCCGCATGACAATGTTGGAATCAGTACCCGATCACCCGGAGCCGAACTTTGGTCCGGCAAACGCCGATCCGGAATTGGACGATTTGCAAATCGAAACGACATTTCCATTCTGGCTCTGGTATTTGTATTTGGAGCTCTTTTGAACGCTTTTGGGATGGTAAGTCCTGTTTATGCCCTTCAAAACTGGATGGCCGGTGTCATGAACACAACGAATGAACTTCCCGTTTTAGGCACTCTTTTTTTCGTAATGCTGGTTGTTGAACCCTTTATTTTACTTGGGTTAACTTCCTTTGCAATGAAAACCTGGACCGACGCACAGGACAGTCTCATACCAATTGTAATGAAATATGCCTTCGCTCTCGTGCCGTTTGGTTTTGGCCTGTGGGTGGCACACTACAGCTTCCATTTGTTAACCGGAATCTGGACGTTCGTTCCCGTTGTGCAAAGTATGATGGCGGATATCGGTTTACCTATTTTTGGCGAGCCGATGTGGAGATTAACGGGAATGCCGGTCGGCCTTGTCTTTCCGCTTGAAATTGGATTTTTATCTTTAGGATTCTTTGGTTCTCTCCTGGTTACCTACCGCATTTCAGAAAAAAACTATTTCGACCGCAGATGGGAAGCATTTATTCCCTGGGCCGTCTTACTGATGATACTACTCTGTGCTGCAATCTGGTTGTTGAACCAACCCATGGAAATGAGAGGTACATTTCTTGGAGGATGACCGTTAACCTCGTTTAGATTATTTTATTGATGATGCTGAACACAAATATTTCAAAAATCCGGTTCGATATGATAGGGCGTTGCGCTCTGCTACTCGTTACATGTTATTTTTTTATGGTGGCAAAAGGATTTGCTCATGAGGGGCCTCCGTTTGCTATTATTGTTGATGAAGACGTTGGACCATACCTGGTTTCCGTTTGGACGGATCCGGACATTGGCATCGGCACATTCTTTGTAGTTTTCGAACCTAAAGACGATGACCATGAAATCGATGATATCCATTCTGTAAAAATCGGGGTTGAACCGGTTTCCGGCAGATTGGATGAAAAAGTTTATGAATTTGAATCTCAGCCGGCACGAAGCGGGGCACGTTACTGGACAGAAGTAGAATTCGATAAAGGTGAGTTCTGGAAAGTACGGGTTTCTATTGAAGGCGATGAATTTGAAAAACAACTTCACTCCGAAGTGGAAGCTACTCCCGATGGCTCCATAGGTCCGATCGGACTTCTGATTTACGCGCTGCCTTTTGTTGGAATTGGTATCCTTTGGTTCAGAGCAATTATTGTTCGACGGCGGCACGAAGATGAAAACGACGAATAGAAGTTTTCTTGTGCAACTGGTTGCCCATTTTTCAACTATAAAGAATCAATAAACCGATCCAATTCCTGAATAAAATCATTTATAAGTTCCTGCTCAAGTAAGCCATATTCCATGGACATTCCGGAATTTGCCTCTTGAAAAATATGATTGGCTCCCGGAATAATAACGGCTTGGAAAGGAATGTCGGTCGCTGAAGCAAATGAATCAGCCACTTCTTTATTTCTATCCGGCAAAATTTGTGTGTCTTTCTCTCCAAAAACGGCAAGTACCGGGATATCCAAATCTTGAAATACCTCATCAGGATTTGTTTCAATCCAGGATTTAAACCACCGGGTTTTAGCCGTTTCCAGCTGGCGGTCTACCTGGCTTTGGATAAATGCACTCATATCCCCCAAAGCATTTTGATGTTCCAGCGGCAACTCCATGATCTGATTTTCCAACCGGTCTGCAAGTTCACCCTCTATATCCTGCCAGCCTTCTCCTGTCCGAACGGCATTATATACTTTTTCCTGGAATTCCAGGTTTAGCTGCAGCACTTCATCAGAAACTTCCCTCACTTCTGAAATTTTTTGTATCTGTTCGGCAATGATCTTCTCGCCATTTTGAAAAGGTGTAGCGGCTAAAATCAAACCGTCCACCGAAACACTTTTTGCTGCCATTGAAGCTACCAGACCTCCTTGATTGTGTCCAAGAAGAATTAAACGGGAAATATTTTCAGTATAATTCGATTTCAGATAATCAACGATTTGGACAAGATCGGCTCCCATCTCTTGCAATGTAATATCGGCTGGGCCGGTTGACTGGCCAACACCCCTGTCATCATATCTGAATGTAGAATAACCTTTTTCATAAAGTTCGGATGCAAGTTCTTCGAATAATCTGAAACCACCAATATTTTGATTACGATTATTCGAACCTGATCCCGAAACCAGTAAGACCAGTGGTGATTCTTCCGGGTGCAAAGCCAGGCTTCCGCCTATTTCACCCTCAGAAACAGGTATAATTATTTCGGACTCCGGCAAACCTGATAAACGTCCATTTGTGAGGGTATTTCTTTTTAAATCAAACGGAAACACTTCACCGGATTGTTGGAACTCCCCACTAATTCTATCATTTGTTTCACTTCGAATTCCGCGAAAAATTGCAGGTCCGTTTCCGGTTTCAAACTGAAAAATAAGTTTGTTTTCACTCGAGTCAAGTACTTCAACCGGAAAGGTAAATATACCCTGATCGGGAATATCAATGGTACCGTCCAGTATTTCATCGCTATAAGAAAAGGTAATATTGACGGGCAAATCACGGTTATTCACATCAATATAACCCGACCACGTTCCCGCCATTTCAGAGACATCCTGTCCCTGAATGGGTACTGCCAGAAATATCAGAAGTAAATGAAAAATTGTAAGAATGGCTTGCCGCATAGAAAAGTATTGAGCGAAATTCTTTGAACGCTTCATAAAATATCATTTCATTTGCCCATTTTCCAAAGTCAATTCTCCGTTGGTTTTCATAAAAAAAGCCCGAAATAGTATCTATTCCGGGCTTCCATTCTCAAAGTTGTAATGAAACTACAATTAGTTTGTAATCTCAACCTCAGGATTAGCAATTCCAATAACACCACATGCCAGACGGGCACCCGCAGCTCCCGTGGGCTGAGAAGTCAAATCGTCCTCTCCGGCATGAAGAATCATCCCGCGTCCCAGAATAGAACTTAATTCCACATGTGTATCAATAAAATCAGCTGAAGCCGTTCCTTGTGCATCCACAGGCAGGTTTCCTAAATCTCCCATGTGCCGTGCATCATCAGATGGAGCGCCATGATCATCCCCACTTGGATTATAGTGGCCACCTGCTGATGTTCCGTCTGCAGCACGGCAGTCTCCATATTGGTGAATATGAAATCCGTGGCGGGTATCTGGTTCAAGGCCTGTTACTGTCGCCTGTATCTGAACTCCCTGATCTGTCTGTGTAAATACAACAACACCCGACACATCATTTCCCTCTGTTGGATGAAGAACAGCGGTTGCTGTTTCAATGTCAGTAACCATTCCGTTGCTTGATTGAGAACTCATGGTTGTATCCGTTCCCATATCCATATCCGATTCCATTTCAGAAACTTCTCCTTGCGAACAAGAAGCCAATAAGAAAAGTGTTAATAAACTAAGTGAAAGATATCTCATCATTTTTTAATCAGTTTTGGTTTTCATTCTGTTATCTGAACAGACTGCATCATAGTTTCATTCAAAAAGTTGTCGCCCAAATAGTAATATCTTTTTTGGGCAGCCACAAACTCTAAAAAAAGCTTTTAAAATGCAGCACTTTTTTTTGATCAACACTTAGATTTTCATTAAAACCCAAAGGCGCTGTTGAAAATTGAACTTCCTCATTTTCATAAAGTTTCCCCGGCCGCTCAATTTTCTTGCAGCTCGCATGAACCTCTTTGAGATACGCGGTTTCCCTCATTGGTTCCATAAGTTCCGGCATCATTCCTCCGCCAGGCATAATGATGATTTGATCTTTTGCTTTCTTCAATAACTCCAAAAGAACAGGCAGTCCTTCACTCACGTTATTTTTCCCACCGGATGTTAGGATTCGTTTGAATCCACAGTCTATAACATCATCAAGCGATTTTTTAAAATCGGCGGATGCGTCAAATGCACGATGAAATGTACAGGGTTTTTCGCCGGCTAAATCTACAAGTTCTTTACATGGGTTTTTCTGAACCGAACCATTTTTATCTAAAATCCCAAAGACAAAACCGTCAGCTCCAAGAGAGGAAAAAATCCGGATTTCCTCTTTCATCACCTCAACTTCTTCGGCAGAATAGACAAAATTCCCGCCCCTGGGGCGAATCATTACAAATATTGGAATATCAATTTTTGATTTCAGAAAAGTAAATAAACCCGCCCCCGGAGTGAGTCCTCCCTCCGGGTATGAAGAACAAAGTTCAAGCCGGTCCACTCCATATTTATAAGCTTTTAATGCAGCTTCTATGTTAAAGACAGGTGATTCCAGAAGGATATTTTCAGCCATGATACTGGTTAAAATTCCTGTTTGATTATTACTCGGTCGTCGTTTGATATCTGGAATCTGACTTTACAGCAGAATTTCCTCCCTGGTGCTGAACCGCATACGTAAATCCCGACTGAACCGCATAGGCTCCATGTTCACCTTCTTTGTTGATGGCCAGAAATCCTACCTGCATTTCGTCTTCATGAAAAGGTGTTTTTTGGAGAAGGCGATCAATCGTTTCCTCGCAAGCTTCCTGGGGAGTTCGTCCCTGTCTCATCAGTTCAACCACCAGAAAACTTCCACAAATTTTAATGATGGTTTCACCCACGCCGGTAGCCGTTGCGGCTCCAACTTCGTTATCAACATACAAGCCTGCACCAATAATCGGACTGTCGCCCACCCGGCCGTGCATTTTGAACATTAAACCGCTTGTAGTGCACGAACCGGCCAGATTTCCATCGGCATCCAAACCAATCATTCCAATAGTATCGTGATTTTCAAAATTCGCCTTGGGTTTGTATTCTGATTTTTCAAGCCATTCTTCATACTCCTGACGAGCGTCGGGATGTAGTTCTTCATCTTCAAGTGGCATCCCCTGCGATACAGCAAACTGTTTTGCGCCCTCCCCGGCAAGCATCACATGAGGCGTTTCTTCCATTACTTTTCTTGCCAGCGTAATCGGGTGTTTTATTTGTCTCACAAAGCATACCGAACCGCAATCTCCATTTCCATTCATAATGGAAGCGTCCAGCGTAACAATTCCTTCCCGGTCAGGATAACCATTTAACCCGACCGATCGGCTGCTCAAATCGGCTTCGGTTACTTTTACCCCTTCTTCGACAGCATCCAGAATAGAGCCGGTTTGATTGAGTACACTCCATGCTTTTTCATTGGCCGCCAGTCCGTGATTCCAGGTAGAAAGAATCAGAGGTTTATTTACCTGTTTGCTGGTCTTTTTCTCAAGGGATTGAAGTCCGGTTTTAACAGCACCCGGAAGCATCAGCGTTGAAGATAAGAGTGTGTTTTTTAAGAATTTTCTTCGGGAGGTCATTCGATATGATTCGATTTATTTAAGAGATACTCAAAGATAGACGAATAAGTGGTTGATTCAATTTTCAGGAAGAATGAAACCGGTTCCAAAATTAAAGAATTAAATACATTTCACAGACTTAATTAATATTCATCGATTTGTTTTCCAAGTTTTACAATTTTCTGCGGTACTTTATTGAGTCAATTTCTATGTTTATATAAAACCTGCTTTACAAAGCTAACAGAGTTTATGCATTCATTTCGGGGGGCGGATTTTTTGATCTTACCCCAAAATAATTACCTTTCGACACAAAAATTTCAAAAAGCCAACCAGTATTTGGAGAATGCTTATTTGGGTACGTTATAAGTTTTCTCCTGTTTAATTTGAAATCCTCAATTCTATGAAATATATCCTGAAACAATTACCGCTATTCATCCTCGCCCTATTGATTGGTGTGAGTTGTAGCACAACAAAGTCAGCCGGCGGTTCTGACAATTCAACACCGTCCTCCGCTCCATCACGAATGGGGTCTCAATCTGAAAACGGAGAAATCAAGAAGTTCTCAGAAGTTATTAAAGATGATTTTGAAAAAGATGAAGGCCTTTTCAATGTCTACAAAGACGATTCCGACTATTATTATGTGATTCCCGATTCCCTTCTTGAAAGAGAAATGTTAATGGTTTCGCGAATTGCCCGCACAGCGGAAGGAATTAATTACGGCGGAATGAAAAACAATACGCAGGTCTTGCGATGGCAAAAAAGAGATAAGAAAATTCTTTTGAGACGAGTTTCATTCAACAATACTGCCAGTGATACACTCCCGGTTTATGAAGCCGTTCGGAATTCAAATTTCGAGCCCATCCTTGCTTCTTTTGATATCCAGGCACTGAATGAAGATTCCACGGGATCGGTAATTGAAGTGACAAGTCTCTTTACGGATGATGTTCCTGCTTTGGGTCTGCAACAATATTACCGGCAGGAATTCCAGGTTCGTCGAGTGGACGGCGACCGGACGTTTATTGAGCATATTCGCAGTTTCCCGGAAAATATTGAAGCACGACATATTTTAACGTATGTAGCACAAAATCCCCCGGCAGATGCGGATGCAAATACCATCTCGCTTGAGATCAATCACAGCATGATTCTGATGCCGGATGAACCAATGCAGCGCCGGAGACCAGATGCAAGAGTTGGCTATTTCAGCACAAACCAAACCGACTACGGGAATGAAGAGCACCGTGCAACGCCTATCAGCCATATCACCAGATGGGAACTTATTCCTAAAGATAAAGAAGCTTATTTGAATGGAGAATTGGTGGAACCGGAAAATCCCATCACTTTCTATATTGATCCGGCTACCCCGGAACAGTGGCGGGACTTCATGATTCAGGGCGTAAATGATTGGCAAATTGCTTTCGAAGCGGCCGGATTCAAAAACGCCATTATCGGTAAAATGGCTCCGACCAAAGAAGAAGACCCTGATTTCAGCCTCGAAGATATTCGTTATCCGTCCATTCGTTATTTTGCATCCCCGATCCAAAATGCATTTGGACCGCATGTTCACGATCCGCGATCAGGCCAAATTATGACCTCAGCCATCGGATGGTTTCATAATGTAATGAGACTGCTCCGAAACTGGTATTTCATCCAGACCTCTGCAGCCAATCCGGAAGCGAGGGCTGTACAGTATGATGATGAACGTATGGGAGAATTGATCCGATTTGTAGCTTCTCATGAAGTTGGTCACACTCTTGGGTTGCCACATAATTTTGGCTCAAGCCACGCTTTCCCGGTAGATTCCCTTCGTTCCCCAACCTTTACAAATACTCACGGAACGGCTCCTTCCATTATGGATTACGCGCGGTTTAATTATATCGCACAGCCGGGTGATGGAGTGACGGACTTTATGCCGGAAATTGGCGAATATGACAAATGGGCCATTAAATGGGGATATACCTGGTTTGGTGATAAATCCCTTGAAGAACAGAAAGAAATTCTCAACGAATGGGTAAAAGAGCGGGCGAATGATCCCACTTATTTTTACGGCCAGCAGACAGCCAACCCAATCGATCCCCGATCCAACCGAGAAGATTTGGGAGATAACGCCATGAAAGCCAGTACCTATGGGCTTCAAAACCTGGAAGTGATCACAAACAACCTTATAGACTGGATCCATGAGGATGGAGAAGATTTTGCCGAGCTGGACGAAATCTACGGGCAGGTTCTCGTTCAGTGGAGTCGTTATATGGGGCACGTAACACCTTATATAGGTGGTGTATACCAGGATAACAAAACGTTTGAACAGGAAGGTGTAGTCTATACTCCGGTTGAGGCTGAACGCCAGCGTGAAGCTATGGAATTCCTGGCTGAACGCGCTTTTAGTGATCCCACCTGGCAGGTGAATGATGAAATCCTCGGGCGCATCAATCAAGCCGATTTTATTGACAGCTACCGCGAACGTCAGGCTACCGTTTTGAATGACCTGCTCAGCGCCTACCGACTGGCCCGACTCATTGAATACGAATACAGAACGAACGATGCATACTCTCCATTTGAATTCATGGATGATCTGAGAGAAGCCATCTGGAGTGAACTGGATTCCAATTCTTCCATTTCTGTGTATCGCAGAAATCTACAGCGCGCCTATCTCGAACGGATGGAAGGACTGATGACCGAAGAGCTCCCCGATGTAGATAACCAGTTCCGGCAGTTTTTGGGTTGGACACAAATCAATGTGAATCAATCCGATATTCGTCCGATTGTACGGGAACAGCTGGAAATTCTTTTGGATGATGTTCAATCAGCCCGATCGAACGACCGTGCAACACGAATCCATCTGAATGATCTTTCTGAAAGGATCGACAATATTTTGAATCCCGAAAACTAAATTTATTACCCGTCTGACCGTACCAAGCGATCAGACGGGTATTCATATTTTATTGTCACTTTCTTTTCTTCGGGTGTACAGATTCCAAGAGGAGATTAAAAAATTTCATTAAACCTCCCTATCAAAGATTTGGTAAAGAACAAATGAGGGGTATTTCCATATCTCATCTTTTTTACACGCATACTTTTCTACATACCTATAGCTGAAAAATATATCGGACCGCGTTTGGTTTATCTCTCCTCTTTTATTTTGATTCCCCTCAAAAAAGTTTAATCATCCAATAGGTACAACTTCTTTCCTGCGTGTATGATTAACAGAATGAATTCATGAATCAGCCAGATAAAGAACAGTTTGTTAACTGGGCAGAGGAAATCCGGCAATCGAAAAAACACGCATTCGATGAACTTTTTCGAGCCGTTTATCCTCAGCTTGTAACATTTGC
It encodes:
- a CDS encoding porin, producing the protein MEAKKTQYFVALFVLMMVLFVTSYSQIATAQTITFSSLKFGGFLQQQFIMDETPGAAERFSIHRARLGVTGSVTDNIRVNVIGGYVEPPDRTPRLVNAFIDFDIHPLFQLRTGQFLAPFGIESPEVIIFNPAIERTTAILRLNPYAMFRDIGVQVGGKNSFLNYKIALVNGKGANQTEEFDPKDVLGRIGITPVEHLEFGVSAHFGQYQPDMNSDHHESRTRLGADISYTGDPVYFRAEYIVREDDLADSGSREMNGWYLLGAYKFTEKIQAIARFESFDPETSMDENEYTGVLIGANYYFVGNTRLSLNYEFRDDKLNADLGNMLTVQMQVAL
- a CDS encoding FixH family protein, which encodes MGCQSSDETHSDISLEWEIQPEQPTVGTATISITLWDSTDQRISGADVSLEGNMSHPGMQPVFVTAEETDAGSYSADIEFTMGGDWFFLIKSTLPDSRIVERQININGVRSQ
- a CDS encoding 4Fe-4S binding protein, which gives rise to MSVNKKSAVPGDTIDLLDLPVIGTFFRWHHSRIFLQSILLIIAAIMVLHGLFGPQLAPRNLSSLLTWVHYRGILVILLLVGGNFFCMACPFMLPRELARKFSKPVRNWPTWLRNKWLSIGLLVLVLFSYEYFDLWGSPWWTAWLIIAYFSAALLVDVFFKKASFCKYVCPIGQFNFISSTVSPFEVKVRDHEICASCETYDCIKGTRDAENQWNVVQRGCELALFQPRKVGNMDCTFCLDCIHACPHDNVGISTRSPGAELWSGKRRSGIGRFANRNDISILALVFVFGALLNAFGMVSPVYALQNWMAGVMNTTNELPVLGTLFFVMLVVEPFILLGLTSFAMKTWTDAQDSLIPIVMKYAFALVPFGFGLWVAHYSFHLLTGIWTFVPVVQSMMADIGLPIFGEPMWRLTGMPVGLVFPLEIGFLSLGFFGSLLVTYRISEKNYFDRRWEAFIPWAVLLMILLCAAIWLLNQPMEMRGTFLGG
- a CDS encoding alpha/beta hydrolase: MKRSKNFAQYFSMRQAILTIFHLLLIFLAVPIQGQDVSEMAGTWSGYIDVNNRDLPVNITFSYSDEILDGTIDIPDQGIFTFPVEVLDSSENKLIFQFETGNGPAIFRGIRSETNDRISGEFQQSGEVFPFDLKRNTLTNGRLSGLPESEIIIPVSEGEIGGSLALHPEESPLVLLVSGSGSNNRNQNIGGFRLFEELASELYEKGYSTFRYDDRGVGQSTGPADITLQEMGADLVQIVDYLKSNYTENISRLILLGHNQGGLVASMAAKSVSVDGLILAATPFQNGEKIIAEQIQKISEVREVSDEVLQLNLEFQEKVYNAVRTGEGWQDIEGELADRLENQIMELPLEHQNALGDMSAFIQSQVDRQLETAKTRWFKSWIETNPDEVFQDLDIPVLAVFGEKDTQILPDRNKEVADSFASATDIPFQAVIIPGANHIFQEANSGMSMEYGLLEQELINDFIQELDRFIDSL
- a CDS encoding superoxide dismutase family protein produces the protein MMRYLSLSLLTLFLLASCSQGEVSEMESDMDMGTDTTMSSQSSNGMVTDIETATAVLHPTEGNDVSGVVVFTQTDQGVQIQATVTGLEPDTRHGFHIHQYGDCRAADGTSAGGHYNPSGDDHGAPSDDARHMGDLGNLPVDAQGTASADFIDTHVELSSILGRGMILHAGEDDLTSQPTGAAGARLACGVIGIANPEVEITN
- a CDS encoding copper homeostasis protein CutC, translated to MAENILLESPVFNIEAALKAYKYGVDRLELCSSYPEGGLTPGAGLFTFLKSKIDIPIFVMIRPRGGNFVYSAEEVEVMKEEIRIFSSLGADGFVFGILDKNGSVQKNPCKELVDLAGEKPCTFHRAFDASADFKKSLDDVIDCGFKRILTSGGKNNVSEGLPVLLELLKKAKDQIIIMPGGGMMPELMEPMRETAYLKEVHASCKKIERPGKLYENEEVQFSTAPLGFNENLSVDQKKVLHFKSFF
- a CDS encoding isoaspartyl peptidase/L-asparaginase family protein, giving the protein MTSRRKFLKNTLLSSTLMLPGAVKTGLQSLEKKTSKQVNKPLILSTWNHGLAANEKAWSVLNQTGSILDAVEEGVKVTEADLSSRSVGLNGYPDREGIVTLDASIMNGNGDCGSVCFVRQIKHPITLARKVMEETPHVMLAGEGAKQFAVSQGMPLEDEELHPDARQEYEEWLEKSEYKPKANFENHDTIGMIGLDADGNLAGSCTTSGLMFKMHGRVGDSPIIGAGLYVDNEVGAATATGVGETIIKICGSFLVVELMRQGRTPQEACEETIDRLLQKTPFHEDEMQVGFLAINKEGEHGAYAVQSGFTYAVQHQGGNSAVKSDSRYQTTTE
- a CDS encoding zinc-dependent metalloprotease, whose amino-acid sequence is MKYILKQLPLFILALLIGVSCSTTKSAGGSDNSTPSSAPSRMGSQSENGEIKKFSEVIKDDFEKDEGLFNVYKDDSDYYYVIPDSLLEREMLMVSRIARTAEGINYGGMKNNTQVLRWQKRDKKILLRRVSFNNTASDTLPVYEAVRNSNFEPILASFDIQALNEDSTGSVIEVTSLFTDDVPALGLQQYYRQEFQVRRVDGDRTFIEHIRSFPENIEARHILTYVAQNPPADADANTISLEINHSMILMPDEPMQRRRPDARVGYFSTNQTDYGNEEHRATPISHITRWELIPKDKEAYLNGELVEPENPITFYIDPATPEQWRDFMIQGVNDWQIAFEAAGFKNAIIGKMAPTKEEDPDFSLEDIRYPSIRYFASPIQNAFGPHVHDPRSGQIMTSAIGWFHNVMRLLRNWYFIQTSAANPEARAVQYDDERMGELIRFVASHEVGHTLGLPHNFGSSHAFPVDSLRSPTFTNTHGTAPSIMDYARFNYIAQPGDGVTDFMPEIGEYDKWAIKWGYTWFGDKSLEEQKEILNEWVKERANDPTYFYGQQTANPIDPRSNREDLGDNAMKASTYGLQNLEVITNNLIDWIHEDGEDFAELDEIYGQVLVQWSRYMGHVTPYIGGVYQDNKTFEQEGVVYTPVEAERQREAMEFLAERAFSDPTWQVNDEILGRINQADFIDSYRERQATVLNDLLSAYRLARLIEYEYRTNDAYSPFEFMDDLREAIWSELDSNSSISVYRRNLQRAYLERMEGLMTEELPDVDNQFRQFLGWTQINVNQSDIRPIVREQLEILLDDVQSARSNDRATRIHLNDLSERIDNILNPEN